GTCCGAACGCGTGGAACCGTTCCTGCCCGTGTCCCGCGTGGAAAAGCTGGAGGACGGCCAGTTCTTCCTGAGCTACGACCATCCCAAATCCATCGGGTACGTGGCTCCGTTCTACGGCAACTTCGCGGTCTACCTGAAGGCCTACGCCTACATGCTGCGCCTTGGCGGCACCGGTCTGCGCCGCGCCTCGGAACACGCGGTGCTGGCCGCCAACTACATGCGCAAACGGCTGGAGGACCATTTCGAGGTTCCCTACAACCGCATCTGCATGCACGAATTCGTCATGTCCGCAGTCAAACAGGCGGAAAACGGCGTGCGCGCCCTTGACGTGGCCAAGGCCCTGCTCGACATGGGCTACCACGCCCCGACCATCTACTTTCCGCTCATCGTCAAGGAATGCCTGATGATCGAGCCGACCGAAACCGAAAACAAGGCCACCCTCGACAAGTTCGTGGACGACCTCATCGCCATTGCCGAACTGGCGGAAACCGATCCCGAGGCCGTGCAGGCCGCGCCGGTGAATCTGCCGGTGTCCCGTCTGGACGAAACCCATGCGGCCCGGGCAATGGAGTTGACCGATGACCTATGATCTCGTGGTGCTGGGCGCAGGCCCGGGCGGATACGATTGCGCGTGCGAAGCCGCGGAACTCGGCCTCAAGGTCGCCCTTGTCGAAAAGGACAAAGTGGGCGGCACCTGCCTGAATTGGGGCTGCGTTCCCACCAAGCTCTTTCTCGGCGCCACCCATGCCGTGGAAGAGCTGGCCGGACAGGCCAGAATCAAGGTCGCATCCGGCGAGATCAGGGTGGATTTCGCAGCCCTCCAGAAACGCAAGGAAAAGCTGCTGGCAGGCACACGCAAGGCCATGATCCAGCGGCTCGGTTTCCTTGGCGTGGAGTACGTGGAAGGCCCGGGCCGAATCGTTTCGCCCGGAGCCGTGGAGGTCCGCACCGAAGTGGGCGACGAAACCCTGCACTACCGCAAGCTGGTGGTGGCAACGGGCTCCAGACCCATCTTCTTTCCGGGCATGGAACCGGACGGAAAGGCCGTGCTGGACTCGAACATGTTCCTCGACCTTGAAGCAATGCCCGAATCCCTTGTGGTGATCGGCGCAGGCTTCATCGGGCTGGAAATGGCTCAGGCCGCGCATCGGTTCGGCGCGAAGATCCATGTGGTGGACGCCATGGACCGTGTGGCTCCGGCCGAGCACCCCGAGGTGTCCAAGGCGCTCCAATCCATGTTCAAACGCTGGAAATGGGACGTGCGCACCGGCGTTCGCGTGGCCTCGGTCAAGACCGTGGACGGCAAGGCCGTGCTCACGCTGGATTCCGGCGACGTGATCGAGGCGGAAAAGGCGCTGGTGGCCGTGGGACGCGGCCCGGTGTCCGACTCCATCGGTCTGGAACAGGCCGGGGTAACGCTGGAACGCGGATTCATCAAGGTGGACGGGCAGCTGCGCGCCACGGACGACATCTATGCCATTGGCGACGTGAACGGCATGATCCAGCTCGCCCATGCAGCGAGCCATCAGGCGCATTACGCGGCCATGCACGCGGCGGGCAGGACCGACGAGCCCTATGCGTCCGGCCCGGTGCCCTCCGTATTGTACGGCGCCCCCGAGGCCATGCGCGTGGGCAGGATGCCAAGCGATCTGAAAGGCTCCGACTGCAAGGTCTCCACCTTCATGCTTGCGGCCAATCCCATGGCGCAGGCCCATGCCGCCACGCAGGGATTCGTCAAGGTAATCTGGTCCGAAGGCCGGGTCGTGGGCATCACGGCGGTCGGGCATGATGTATCCCGGCTCACCACACCATCGACCATGATCGTGCATGCGAGCTGGACGCGCGACGACATTCACCGTATTGTCTTCCCGCACCCGTCCCTGGACGAAGCCCTGATGGGCGCGCTCAAGGCGGAACAGAAATGATGTTCGGGCGGGGAAGACAACTTCCCCGCCTTTTTTCCAATCCTTTTACAACAATTCCAAGTCAATCCGACATGATAACCCTGAACATCCCCGGCCAAGAATCGCCTCTGGAAATCGACCATCTCGTTCTGGACTTCAACGGCACCATTGCCTGCGACGGCCAAATCATTCCGGGCGTACGCGAACTTCTTGCGCGTTGCGCCAGACACCTGACCATTCACGTGATCACGGCGGACACCAACGGTCATGCCCGCACGGAACTGGCCGGAATCGACTGCACGTTCACCAGAATTCCGGACAATGATCAGGATCAGGCCAAACTCGATTTCGTGAAGCAGCTCGGCGCAACAAGCTGCGCCTGCATCGGCAATGGCAGAAACGACCGGCTCATGCTCCGGGAAGCCGCTCTGGGCATGGCCGTGCTTCAGGCCGAAGGCGCGTTTCCCGCCACCCTGCTGGACGCGGACGCAATATTCCCGTCCATCCTCGACGCCCTGAACAGCCTGCGCAAGACCAACCGACTTATCGCCACCCTGCGCAACTGATTTTTTCCTGCGGCGTATCCCCCACGTTTTGCAAAAAAACGCGTCCTGTGCCATTCTGGCGGACAATCGGGGGAATACGCCATGACAACTCGGGACCCAAGCAAGACCCTGCTCGTGACCATTGCGGGCATCGCGGCCACTGGTGGCCTGCTGTTCGGATTCGACACCGGCGTGATCTCGGGTGCCCTTCTCTTCATCAGGCAGGATTTCTCCCTTGGACCGACTGCTCAGGAATGGGTGGTCAGCGCCGTGCTGCTGGGCTGCATAGCCGGGGCCGCGACAAGCGGCAGGATCGCGGACACGCTGGGCCGCAGAAAGGTCATCATTGCCACGGCCGTGCTGTTCGCCGCAGGATCGATCTGGACCTCGGCTGCCACATCGATTCCCCTGCTCATTGCCGGACGCGTGGTCATCGGGCTGGCCATCGGCGTGGCCTCGTTCGCCGTGCCCCTGTACATCTCGGAAATCTCGCCACCGGCCCACCGCGGCGCACTCGTCTCCCTGAACCAACTTCTCATCACCATTGGCATCGTGGCCTCGTATCTGGTGGACGACCTGTTCGCAGGCGCAGCCCAGCCATGGCGGTACATGTTCCTTGCCGGAGTCGTTCCCGCAATCATTCTCGGTACCGGCATGCTCCTTCTGCCGGAAACGCCGCGCTGGCTCATGGAGCACGATCAGGAGGACAGGGCGCGGGCCGTGCTGGGCAAACTCCTGCCCCGCGAGGAAGCCGAAACCGAACTCGCTGCAATACGCGACTCCCTTGCCCGGGGTGAACACGGCACACTGCGCGACCTGCTGGCTCCGTGGATGCGGCCCGTGGTCGTCATCGGCGCGGGCATCATGTTCGTGCAACAGACCACGGGCATCAACACCGTGATCTACTACGCGCCCACCATCTTCGAAATGGCGGGATTCACCTCGGCAACAACCGCCATCACCGCGACCGTGGGCGTGGGGCTGGTCAACGTGTTCATGACCGTGGTGTCCATCCGGCTGGTGGACAGACTGGGCCGAAGACCTCTGCTCTCGGCCGGCCTTCTGGGCATGATTGTCAGCCTTGTTGTTCTGGCCCTTGCCTTCCAGTTCGAATCCGCCATGGGCACGGAACTCAAATGGGTGACCGTGGCCGCGCTGTTCGCCTACATCGGCTCGTTCGCGGTCAGCCTCGGCCCCATTGCTTGGCTGCTCATTGCGGAAATCTATCCTCTGCACATCCGGGGACTTGCCATGAGCCTCGCCACCCTGTGCAACTGGGTCTTCAACTTCGCCATTGCCTCCACCTTCCTGACCATCGTGGACTCGCTGGGCAAGGCAGGCGCATTCTGGCTCTATGCCGGAGTCGGCACACTGGGCTGGTTCTTCTGCCGGACATGGGTTCCCGAGACCAAAGGCGTACCTCTGGAACGACTGGAGTCCGATCTCAGGGCAGGCGTCCCGGCCCGCAATCTGGGCACGGGCAACTCACTATAATAACAGGATTTTCCTTCCTACCCATCCTTCCGGCCTGTACGGGGAACCGCACACCTGTTTCACCAGCCGCACACCGGCAATAGACAAGACTGCCCCCCAATTCCTTTTTACCATCAAAATTCCAGATACTTACACCATCCTCAACCCTTGTCTTTCCCCGGTACGAATCTTGATACTCACAAATGTCACAAATCGTGACAACCGCTTCCATCCAAAGGAGAAAAGGATGAAGATATCTGTGCGCGCCATGGTGCTGGCTCTGGCCATCACGGCTCTGGCCGTGACGGCCAATGCCACCACCACGGTTTATCCCACGGGAACGGTCCAGTACCAGCCCGACAAATGTTTCAATGGTTACACCCTGATCGGCGGCGGAATGCCCCGTCTCGTGGACATGAACGGCAATCTGGTCCATGCGTGGACCGGAGCCAACGGGTTCCCGGCCAAAATGCTCCCCGGCGGCCAGATTCTGACCACGGGAGAACGCTGGCAGGGCTACATCGATGACGGCATCTCCGTGAAGCAGCTTGACTGGGACAACAATATCGTCTGGGAATATCGAAAGAATCTGAAGGTGGACAAGGACCCCGGCAATCCGTCTCTGGGCAAGATGTGGATTTCCACCCAGCATCACGACCTGCAGCACAAGGGCAATCCGGTCTACTACGTGCCGGACCACAAATACCAGAAGCACAATGGCAAGACCCTGATTCTGGGACACAAGTGGCACGTCAACAGAAAGCTCAGCGACCACCTGCTCATGGACGACGCGATCTTCGAAATCGATGAAAACGGCAGAATTCTGTGGCAGTGGACCGCCTCGGACCACTTCGACGAATTCGGTTTCGACCAGGCCGCCCGCAAGGCCATCCGCGGATGGGAGCCCAAGCCCGGCGCGGAAAAGAATGGCTTCGACTGGTGGCATCAGAACTGCGCCACCTATCTCGGCCCCAACCCGTGGTACGACAGGGGCGACCAGCGCTTCCATCCCGACAACATCATTCTGGATTCCCGCGAGGCCAACGTTCTCTGCATCATCAGCAAGCGCACCGGCAAGGTGGTCTGGCGTCTCGGCCCGGACTATGTCCACGGCGAGGATGCCAAGGTCGGCCAGATCATCGGCCCCCACAACACGCACATGATCCCGCGCGGCCTGCCCGGCGAAGGCCACGTCATGGTCTATGACAATGGAGGTCAGGCCGGATACGGCGAGCCCAATGCCATGGGCCCCGACGGCATTGCCACGGTGCATCGCTTCTATTCCCGCGTGGTGGAAATCGATCCCATGACCAGGGAAGTGGTCTGGGAATACTCCATCAAGAGTCACAGAAAGCCGTGGAAACTCTTCGGACACACCGTGTTCAGCCCGTTCATCAGCTCGGCCCAACGTCTGCCCAACGGCAATACCCTGATCTGCGAGGGTGCGAGCGGCCGGTTCATCGAAGTGACCCGTGAAGGGGAAATCGTCTGGGAATACATCTCTCCGTATCCCGGCAACATTCCGGGCACCAACTATGTGTACCGCGCCTACCGCGTTCCCTACGAGTGGGCGCCCAAGGGGGTTCACGCTCCCGAGGTCGGAGTCACGCCTCCGGCCAACGGCAGCTTCCAGTTGCCCAACGACAACGGCGAACTGCCCAATGTCGGCAAGCTGACCGGCGGCAGCAGGCTTTCGAACGTCTCCATGAGCGAGGACGCCGAGGAGCCGGACGAGGAAGTCAACACCATGCCCGTCTACTAGGACCGAACGACGACAAACAGGCACGCCCCGGACCGGAAGGTCCGGGGCCGCTTTCTTTTGAATCCGCAGAATCACTCCTCGCCCGCAATCTCGTCACGCACAATGGCCTGGGAATAGGCCGCGTTGATGGCGGACTCGGTCAGAAAGCCGACCAGCCTGCCGCTGCTGCCCGAGGACAGAACCGGGAGCTGGGACACTCCATATTCCGTGATCCGGTCCAATGCATCCTGAAGCGTATCCCCGGTGGTCACGGTGGCCAGATCGCGCGTGGCAATGTCGTTGGCAATGACCAGCTTGAGCAGTCCCTCCTCATGCAGCAGGGGCCGAATGTCCCGAAACGAGATAACCCCGGTGAGACGCCCATCCTGCACCACGTGCAGATACGAGGCGTTCTCGGTCTTGAAGGTCCAGATGATCCGCTCCAGCGTCATGGTTTCCGGAATGGTCACCACCTTGGAATTCATGTGGTCCCTGACCAGTTCCCGCTGAAGCACGTTGCGCACGCGTCCGCCCTCGAGATCGATGCCGCGCCTGAGCAGCTTGGTGGTGTATATGGACGCCTTGCGGATGGTGGAATTCATGACCGTGGCCGTGATGCACGTCAGCATCAGGGGCAGGATGATGGAATAGTCCATGGTCATCTCGAAGATGATCAGAATTGCGGTGATGGGCGCATAGGTGGTTCCGGCCACCAATCCGCCCATGGCCACCAGAGCATAGGCCCCGGGCGAAGCGGTTATGCCCGGAAACGCGGCATGGACCAGCCAGCCGAACGCGCCCCCGGTCATGGCGCCGATGAACAGGGACGGCGCGAAAATGCCACCGGAACTCCCTGATCCCAGCGTGATGGACGAGGCCAGAATCTTGGCCCAGATCAGACCGAACAGCAGCCAAAAGCCCATGTCGTTGGTCAGGGACAGATTCATGGCTCCGTAGCCCACCCCGAAAATCTCGGGCACGAACACGATGAGCACGCCGAGCAGTCCGCCGCCAATGGCGGGCTTGATCCAGTCCGGCAGCCACTTCATCGCGTCGAATCCATCCTCCAGCTTGTACAGGAGCGTGGTGAAACTCAGGGCAACCAGCCCGGTCACCACGCCCAGCACCAGATAGAACAGGAATTCCCAATGCGAGACAATGGTGTATTCCGGAATGACGAACGCGGGAAAATCACCGAAATAATGACGGGAAATGGCCGTTGCCGTAACCGAGGACAACACCACTGGTGAAAACTGCATCACCCCGAAATCCCCGATGATGATCTCCAGAGCGAACAGCACGCCCGCAATGGGCGCGTTGAACGTGGCCGCAATGCCTGCAGCGGCTCCGCACCCGACCATGGTGCGCATGTAGGCCGTGGGCACCTTGAACAGCTGCCCCACTGTGGAGCCGATGGACGCGCCTATCTGGACCATGGGGCCTTCCCGACCCACGGACCCGCCCGACCCGATGGTCACGGCGGACGCGAATATCTTGGCCCCGGCCACGCGCTTGCGGATGCGCCCGTCGCGCAGGGCAATGGCCTGCATGACCTCGGGCACGCCATGCCCCTTGGCCTCGGAAGCGAAATAGCTGACTACGAGCCCCACGATCACACCACCCAGAATGGGCATGGTCAGCTTCATCCACACCGGCACCTGTCCGGCAAAGGACAGGAATTCCCCGGAGTCCTGATAGAAGACCCATTGCATGAACTTGAGCAGAAACTTGAAGAGAATGGCTCCATAACCGGCTCCCACCCCGATGAGGATGGCGAGCATGAGGTGCAGCGCCCTGCGGGCCGCGAACGGCTTTTTCAGACGATGCATGAATGGCGGGACCTGTGCTTGCGGCATGAACCCTCCGTCCTGATTATCCTGCGGCGACACGCGCCGGACATTCCCGGTACTTTTCTTGTACCGTGCATCCGCAGAGCGTGCAACGACCCGCCCTCGAAAACTTGTGCAGCCCGAGGAAAACAGGTAATCAAAGCTTCCCGAACATACGGCGCATGATTGCGCCGGACAGCCCGATGCAACCAAACAATGACTGACAGCCCGAAGAAAAACGGAACAGGGGCGACCACAGGCCGAAACCGACGCGAACCGATCGTACGCGCGGTTCCGGCTTTTTTTTGCACCAATCTTCTGCGGACAGTCGAATAAAGGAGACAACCATGGCCAAATACAGCATAAAGGAACTGACTCCCATGCCCGCCTTCGACATGATGTATTTCATGGAGATCGCCCAGGAAACCCGGCTCGATCAGGACCTGATGGAAGAATTCGAGCCTCGCTGGGACAAATGGCTGAACCATTGCAGGGCGTATCACCTCGAAAACACCCAAGGCGAAGGCAGCTTTGCCCTGCTCTTTCTGGAAGAGGAAGTGGAGGACGAGATCGAGGGCATCTGGCAGGACAGCCCGACCCACGGTCTGCTTTTTCACAGTCTGGCCATCACCATGGTCATGACCGCGGCCCAGGACCTGATCCCCGAACTGGCCAGCGGCCATTGCGCCCCGCTGCCGCGCCCGGGCAAGGGAATTCTGGACGCATTCGCGGAACTGGGGCTGACGTGGAACGACGAAGGCACGGTGAACCGCAAGTACGCGGTGCTCACCCCCTACCCCTACAATGGCGGCTGCGAAATCTGCTACATGAGTGAAACCTGTCCCAAAAGCACAGTCAGGAGCTGACGCATGACGTACACGGTCAAGGACGTTCTGAACGCACAGGTGGCCCCGGCTCTGGGATGCACCGAACCCGTTGCCATCGCCCTGTGCGCGGCTGCGGCCCGGTCCCTGATTCCCGGCGAGGATTTCGATTCCGCGGAGGTTTGGCTGGACCCCAATGTGTACAAGAACGGACTGGCCGTGACCATACCCGGCACCGGCGGACTGTCCGGACTGGACATGGCCGCCGCGCTCGGCGCATACGGAGGCGATCCCTCCCTGCGTCTGGAGGTCCTGCGCACCATCGATGAAAAGGTTGTTGAAAAGGCCCGGGCCGCGCTGAAACAGGACCGAATCAAGGTCAACCTGCTCAAGGACAAGCGCGGCCTGTTCGTTCGCTGCGAGGTCTCGGGCAACGGGCACAGGGCCGAGGCCATCATCGAAGGCCTGCACGACAACATTTCCTTCATGGCGCTGGACGGCGAACTGGTGGAAAGCCCGCTTGTCCGTCCGCGTACCGCCGAAGGCAAAAGCCCGGTTTCCGCCATGGAACTGTGGCTCAAATCCCTGACCCTGAACGATCTCATCGCCCTGACCGACCAGTTGAACGACGAGGACGTCGCGTTTCTCCGGGAAGGCGTGGACGTGAACATGCGTCTGGCCGAACAGGGACTCAAGTTCGGCATGGGGCTGGGCGTGGGCAAGACGCTGGAACGACTGGCCAGACAGGGCCTGATGCGCCGGGACATGCTTCTGGCCGCCCGCATTCTCACATCCAGTGCGGCCGACGCGCGCATGGCCGGGGCCTCCCTGCCCGCCATGAGTTCCGCCGGGTCCGGCAACCACGGCCTGACCGCCATTCTGCCCATCTGGGCGGTCAAGGACTATGTGGACAACGTGGACGAAAGGCAGGTGCTCGAAGCCATCGCCCTGAGCCACATGATCACGGCCTATGTCAAGGCGCACACCGGAAGGCTTTCCGCCATCTGCGGCTGCTCCGTGGCCGCCGGGGCCGGGGCCACCGCAGGCGTGACCTATCTGCTGGGCGGGGATGCCCGGCACATTGCCGGAGCCATCAAGAATCTCATGGAAGATCTGGCCGGAGTGATCTGCGACGGAGCCAAGGCAGGCTGTGCGCTCAAGCTCTCCACCGCGGCAGGCAATGCGGTTCAGGCCGCCCTGTTCTCGCTTCAGGGCGTGAACGTGCACCATACGGACGGCATCATCGGCCTTTCCCCGGAGGACACCATGCGCAACGTGGGCACGCTGGCCACTGACGGCATGGTGGAAACCGACCGCACCATACTGGACATCATGCTGAGCAAACGGTTCAGCGACGTGCAGTAGACTTCCCGACAACCAAACGACAAGGCCCGGAACCGCAATGCACGGTTCCGGGCCTTGTCGTTTTCCCAAAGGACGGGATCAGAAATACACGAGCTTCTGGGGAGGCGTCTTGTCCGCAAAAAAGGCTTCAACCGCAGGACGATCCGCGGAACTGATCTTCAGGTCCGAGACATTGAGCACCGAAGGCAGCCCACCATAGGTCTTGAGTGCACGATCCATGAAATCCGCATCCACGAACGCGGCCTTGATCTCGTAGACCCTGCCCCCCCATCCCACATGCAACCGCAGCAGCGGATCGCGCTCCGGGGCACGGGTTATGAGATTGCCGGTCCGCACCAGAGTCTCCACGGCCTGCTCCGGAAACATCCCGGCCCAACGGCCCAGACTCTCCCCAAAGGCCGGCATCACCGCAAGATAATAGAGATGATCGATCTTGCAGGCCACGGACCTGCCGGGCACGTTGAGCAGCCATGGTTCATCGGCAAAGGCCCGCCCCAGCCCCTTTTGCAGCCTGTCGAGATTGGCAGTGTAGTCCTTGAGCGGCATGTTTCCGCCTCCGGGCAGAAGTCCGGCGCATCCCGTTCGGGAAACGCAACAGAAAAAAACGCCCCGCAAAGCGGGGCGTCGGAACAGCTACTTCCTGAAAAACGTATCCATGTATTTCCGGTACAGGGCGTCATCCACTTCCTTGCGAATCGCCGCGGCCTTTTCCTTGCCCACCGAAGGCTCAAGAGCCTTGAGACGTTCCGGAATGATGACCTGACAATATTCCGACCGGGCAATGGCATTGTTCGACGACCTTGCATCATTGTGGACGATCTGCCAGCAGATCACCTCACGGGCCGTGAAAAAGCTGCGGTACGCGCCGACATGATCGCCGCTCTCCTCCAGACATTGCGCCTTGAGATACTCGGCATAGGCAAGATCGAGCGCAACCTTGGTATTGGCAATCGTTGCATCGAAATATTCCATGGCCCCGGCACAATCCCCCTGCTTGCGCAGTTTCGCGCCCCGGTCCAGATCCGTGATGTGGGTACCGCACCCGAGCAGCCCCATGGTCAGCACTGTGCATACAGCAAGCATCAATATCCGTTTCATCACCATCTCCGTTTGGTCTTGTTCACAGAACGCACGTAGCAACGCTCACGATTTCTTACCGCATGCACAGGATGAAGTCCACAGGCTGGACGAAGTTCCCGACAGGATCAGATATAGATGACCAGCGGGACCACCACGGGATCACGCTCCAGCACCTTGCGGAAGAAGCGGCGCAATGCGGACCGGATGCGCTCCTTGAGCTTTTCCGTGTCTCCGGGCGCAATGTTCTCGTGCACGTCCAGCACGATGCACTTGGCATCGTCCAGCACATGCATGTACTGCTGCTCGAACACGAACCCCTTGGACACGATGTCCGGGCCGACCGAGATTTCCCCGGTATCCTCGTCCACCACGAGCAGCACGATGACCATGCCTTCCCCGGCCAGCAGCATGCGCTCCTTGAGCACGGTCTGCCCAACGTCGCCCACGCCCTTGCCATCCACCAGAATCCGGGCAGCAGGGACCTCGTCCTCGAAACGGATGCCGTCCTCGTGAAAGGTCACGGGCTGGCCGTTCTCGATGACCAGAGCCCGTTCCGGGGCAACGCCGGACTCCACGGCCAGTCGCTGGTGCTTGACCAAATGCCGATATTCGCCGTGCACCGGAATGAAATACTTCGGCTTGACCGTTTCCAGCATGAGCCGCAGCTCCTCGCTGTGCGCATGACCGGAGGCGTGAATGCCCTGCACCCGTTCGTAGAGCACTTCCGCGCCCAGCCGGTACAGATTGTTGATGACCTTGGTGATGGCCTTGACATTGCCCGGAATGAAACGCGAGGACAGGATCACCAGATCGCCGGGCCGAACCGCGAGCTGGCGGTGTTCGCCCTCGGAAATCCGGGACAGCGCAGCAAGGGGTTCGCCCTGTGACCCGGTCACCAGCAGCACTATCTGATTCTCGGCATAGCTCCCGGTCTGTTCCACCTCGATGAAGGTATCCGCAGGCACGCGCAGATGCCCCTGTTCCCGGGCCAACTCGATGTTCCGCATCAGGCTGCGGCCGGAGATGGCAACCTTGCGACCTTCGGCCTCGGCCAGATCGAACACTTCCTGAATGCGCTGGATGTGACTGGAAAACAGGGAAACCAGAATGCGGCCCTTGGCCGTGCTGAAAATCTCGCGCAGGCTGGATTTGATCTCCCGTTCGGTCAGGGCAAAGCCGTCGCGCTCCACATTGGTGGAATCCGACAGCAGCAGGGTTGCCCCGGGTTCCGCAAAGCTCTTGAACGCCTGCATGTCCGTGGCATGACCGTCCAGCGGATTGCGGTCGATCTTGAAATCCCCGGTATGCACCACCCGCCCGGCCGGGGTTTCGATGCCCAGACCGTAGCCGTCAATGATGGAATGACAGACCGGGATGAAGTTGAAGGCCATGTCGCCCAGTTCGATCCGTTCTCCGGGCTTGACCACGCGCAGATCGGCCCAGCGGTCCAGATCACGTTCCTTCAGCTTGCTTTCCACAAGGCCGAGAGTGAATTTCGACCCGTACACGGGCACGTCCACGCTCTTGAGCAGCCACGGCAGCGCGCCGATATGATCCTCATGCCCGTGGGTCAGAACAATGCCCTTGAGCTTGTCCCGATTGTCCATCACCATGTCGAAACACGGGATCACCACGTCCACCCCGAACAAATAATCCTCGGGAAACATCAGGCCGCAGTCCACCATCACCATGGAGGTTTCCGTGGCGTAAAGCATACAGTTCATGCCGATTTCACCGAGTCCGCCCAGCGGATACAGCGTCAGTGGGGAAGCCATCTATTTCTCCTCGTTCCTCATTTCCCGGTAGGCGGTCATCATCATTTCCCGAAGGTCGTCCTTGAATTTGTCACGTTCCTTCAGAGTATATGCGGAAGAATCTATCACGGGAAGCGTTTTGATGCGAATGGTATGTCTGTTGTCCAGAAATCGTCCGCCCTTGGGCATGACCCTGCCGGTGTTGACCATGACGAACGGCACCACGGGCAGGCCGGACTTGAGCGCGAGGATCACCCCGCCGGACTTGAATTCCAGAAATTCATCAAGGTTGGTGTTGCGCGTGCCCTCGGGAAAGATCACCGGGCTGATGCCGCCCTTGATCTGATCCACGGCTGCGGCAAGACTCTTCATGGCCGCCCTTCTGTTGCCCCTGTCGATGGAAATGTGCCCGGCACGGGCCATGGCCTTGCCGAACAGGGGGATGTCGAACAGGGACTGCTTGGCCACGAACCGGATATGCACATCCTTTTCCAGAAACACCGCGTCCAGAATGGGAATGTCCAGATTGCTCTGATGATTGCCGATGAGTACGTAATGCCCGCCCGGTTCAATGGAACTG
Above is a window of Pseudodesulfovibrio tunisiensis DNA encoding:
- a CDS encoding dihydrolipoyl dehydrogenase family protein: MTYDLVVLGAGPGGYDCACEAAELGLKVALVEKDKVGGTCLNWGCVPTKLFLGATHAVEELAGQARIKVASGEIRVDFAALQKRKEKLLAGTRKAMIQRLGFLGVEYVEGPGRIVSPGAVEVRTEVGDETLHYRKLVVATGSRPIFFPGMEPDGKAVLDSNMFLDLEAMPESLVVIGAGFIGLEMAQAAHRFGAKIHVVDAMDRVAPAEHPEVSKALQSMFKRWKWDVRTGVRVASVKTVDGKAVLTLDSGDVIEAEKALVAVGRGPVSDSIGLEQAGVTLERGFIKVDGQLRATDDIYAIGDVNGMIQLAHAASHQAHYAAMHAAGRTDEPYASGPVPSVLYGAPEAMRVGRMPSDLKGSDCKVSTFMLAANPMAQAHAATQGFVKVIWSEGRVVGITAVGHDVSRLTTPSTMIVHASWTRDDIHRIVFPHPSLDEALMGALKAEQK
- a CDS encoding HAD family hydrolase, producing the protein MITLNIPGQESPLEIDHLVLDFNGTIACDGQIIPGVRELLARCARHLTIHVITADTNGHARTELAGIDCTFTRIPDNDQDQAKLDFVKQLGATSCACIGNGRNDRLMLREAALGMAVLQAEGAFPATLLDADAIFPSILDALNSLRKTNRLIATLRN
- a CDS encoding sugar porter family MFS transporter; this encodes MTTRDPSKTLLVTIAGIAATGGLLFGFDTGVISGALLFIRQDFSLGPTAQEWVVSAVLLGCIAGAATSGRIADTLGRRKVIIATAVLFAAGSIWTSAATSIPLLIAGRVVIGLAIGVASFAVPLYISEISPPAHRGALVSLNQLLITIGIVASYLVDDLFAGAAQPWRYMFLAGVVPAIILGTGMLLLPETPRWLMEHDQEDRARAVLGKLLPREEAETELAAIRDSLARGEHGTLRDLLAPWMRPVVVIGAGIMFVQQTTGINTVIYYAPTIFEMAGFTSATTAITATVGVGLVNVFMTVVSIRLVDRLGRRPLLSAGLLGMIVSLVVLALAFQFESAMGTELKWVTVAALFAYIGSFAVSLGPIAWLLIAEIYPLHIRGLAMSLATLCNWVFNFAIASTFLTIVDSLGKAGAFWLYAGVGTLGWFFCRTWVPETKGVPLERLESDLRAGVPARNLGTGNSL
- a CDS encoding aryl-sulfate sulfotransferase, translating into MKISVRAMVLALAITALAVTANATTTVYPTGTVQYQPDKCFNGYTLIGGGMPRLVDMNGNLVHAWTGANGFPAKMLPGGQILTTGERWQGYIDDGISVKQLDWDNNIVWEYRKNLKVDKDPGNPSLGKMWISTQHHDLQHKGNPVYYVPDHKYQKHNGKTLILGHKWHVNRKLSDHLLMDDAIFEIDENGRILWQWTASDHFDEFGFDQAARKAIRGWEPKPGAEKNGFDWWHQNCATYLGPNPWYDRGDQRFHPDNIILDSREANVLCIISKRTGKVVWRLGPDYVHGEDAKVGQIIGPHNTHMIPRGLPGEGHVMVYDNGGQAGYGEPNAMGPDGIATVHRFYSRVVEIDPMTREVVWEYSIKSHRKPWKLFGHTVFSPFISSAQRLPNGNTLICEGASGRFIEVTREGEIVWEYISPYPGNIPGTNYVYRAYRVPYEWAPKGVHAPEVGVTPPANGSFQLPNDNGELPNVGKLTGGSRLSNVSMSEDAEEPDEEVNTMPVY
- a CDS encoding chloride channel protein, translating into MPQAQVPPFMHRLKKPFAARRALHLMLAILIGVGAGYGAILFKFLLKFMQWVFYQDSGEFLSFAGQVPVWMKLTMPILGGVIVGLVVSYFASEAKGHGVPEVMQAIALRDGRIRKRVAGAKIFASAVTIGSGGSVGREGPMVQIGASIGSTVGQLFKVPTAYMRTMVGCGAAAGIAATFNAPIAGVLFALEIIIGDFGVMQFSPVVLSSVTATAISRHYFGDFPAFVIPEYTIVSHWEFLFYLVLGVVTGLVALSFTTLLYKLEDGFDAMKWLPDWIKPAIGGGLLGVLIVFVPEIFGVGYGAMNLSLTNDMGFWLLFGLIWAKILASSITLGSGSSGGIFAPSLFIGAMTGGAFGWLVHAAFPGITASPGAYALVAMGGLVAGTTYAPITAILIIFEMTMDYSIILPLMLTCITATVMNSTIRKASIYTTKLLRRGIDLEGGRVRNVLQRELVRDHMNSKVVTIPETMTLERIIWTFKTENASYLHVVQDGRLTGVISFRDIRPLLHEEGLLKLVIANDIATRDLATVTTGDTLQDALDRITEYGVSQLPVLSSGSSGRLVGFLTESAINAAYSQAIVRDEIAGEE
- a CDS encoding serine dehydratase subunit alpha family protein — protein: MTYTVKDVLNAQVAPALGCTEPVAIALCAAAARSLIPGEDFDSAEVWLDPNVYKNGLAVTIPGTGGLSGLDMAAALGAYGGDPSLRLEVLRTIDEKVVEKARAALKQDRIKVNLLKDKRGLFVRCEVSGNGHRAEAIIEGLHDNISFMALDGELVESPLVRPRTAEGKSPVSAMELWLKSLTLNDLIALTDQLNDEDVAFLREGVDVNMRLAEQGLKFGMGLGVGKTLERLARQGLMRRDMLLAARILTSSAADARMAGASLPAMSSAGSGNHGLTAILPIWAVKDYVDNVDERQVLEAIALSHMITAYVKAHTGRLSAICGCSVAAGAGATAGVTYLLGGDARHIAGAIKNLMEDLAGVICDGAKAGCALKLSTAAGNAVQAALFSLQGVNVHHTDGIIGLSPEDTMRNVGTLATDGMVETDRTILDIMLSKRFSDVQ